In Paracoccus aminophilus JCM 7686, a single window of DNA contains:
- the ruvB gene encoding Holliday junction branch migration DNA helicase RuvB, with amino-acid sequence MSKPDPTLRPEPMDGDSEDRALRPQMLEDFIGQAEARANLRVFIESARMRGKAMDHTLFHGPPGLGKTTLAQIMARELGVNFKMTSGPVLARAGDLAAILTNLEARDVLFIDEIHRMNPSVEEVLYPALEDFELDLVIGEGPAARTVRIELQPFTLVGATTRLGMLTTPLRDRFGIPTRLQFYTIPELDEIVRRGARLMGIPSEPAGTLEIARRARGTPRIAGRLLRRVIDFALVEGDGRLTREIADSALTRLGVDDLGLDAADRRYMALMAENYGGGPVGVETLSAAMSESRDAIEEVIEPYLMQQGLIARTPRGRMLAHKGWRHLGLDMPRSQQETLFDD; translated from the coding sequence ATGAGCAAACCCGACCCGACCCTTCGCCCCGAACCGATGGACGGCGACAGCGAGGATCGCGCGCTGCGCCCGCAGATGCTCGAGGATTTCATCGGTCAGGCCGAGGCCCGCGCCAATCTGCGCGTCTTCATCGAAAGCGCGCGGATGCGCGGCAAGGCGATGGATCACACGCTCTTTCACGGCCCGCCGGGGTTGGGCAAGACGACATTGGCGCAGATCATGGCGCGCGAATTGGGCGTGAACTTCAAGATGACCTCGGGCCCGGTTCTGGCGCGGGCGGGCGATCTCGCGGCGATCCTGACCAATCTGGAAGCGCGCGACGTTCTGTTCATCGACGAAATCCACCGGATGAACCCCTCGGTCGAAGAGGTGCTTTATCCCGCACTCGAGGATTTCGAGCTGGATCTGGTCATCGGCGAAGGCCCTGCCGCGCGGACCGTGCGGATCGAGCTGCAGCCCTTCACGCTGGTCGGCGCGACAACGCGGCTTGGGATGCTGACCACGCCCTTGCGCGACCGTTTCGGCATTCCGACCCGGCTGCAATTCTACACCATCCCCGAGCTGGACGAGATCGTGCGCCGCGGCGCGCGGCTGATGGGCATCCCGTCAGAGCCCGCGGGCACGCTGGAAATCGCCCGCCGCGCCCGTGGCACACCCCGCATCGCCGGGCGGCTGTTGCGCCGGGTGATCGACTTTGCCTTGGTCGAAGGCGATGGCCGTCTGACACGAGAGATCGCCGATTCGGCGCTGACCCGGCTGGGCGTCGATGATCTGGGGCTCGATGCCGCCGACCGGCGCTATATGGCGCTGATGGCGGAAAACTATGGCGGGGGGCCGGTCGGCGTCGAAACTTTATCCGCCGCGATGTCGGAAAGCCGTGATGCCATCGAAGAGGTGATCGAGCCCTATCTGATGCAGCAGGGCCTGATTGCGCGCACGCCGCGCGGGCGGATGCTGGCGCATAAGGGCTGGCGTCATCTTGGGCTGGACATGCCACGCAGCCAGCAGGAAACGCTGTTCGACGATTGA
- the htpX gene encoding zinc metalloprotease HtpX has protein sequence MGYLNLGNLRTFILMAVMTAILMAIGGLIGGQGGMIIALLFAGGTNLWAWWNSDKAVLNQQGAVQISREQAPDLFDLVADLARRAELPMPALYILQTEQPNAFATGRDPQNAAVAVTEGILRALTRDELAGVIAHELAHIKHRDTLTMTVTATLAGAISMLGNMLMFSSMMGGNNRDNQGSGFGGIIAMVLAPIAAGLVQMAISRSREYEADRGAAEITGRPLALASALAKIANAAGRTVNVPAERNPASAPMFIINPLHALRADRLFSTHPATEDRIARLQAMAR, from the coding sequence ATGGGCTATCTGAACCTCGGGAACCTGCGCACCTTCATCCTGATGGCCGTGATGACGGCCATTCTGATGGCGATCGGCGGGTTGATCGGCGGTCAGGGCGGCATGATCATCGCGCTGCTCTTTGCGGGCGGGACCAATCTCTGGGCGTGGTGGAACAGCGACAAGGCGGTGCTGAATCAGCAAGGCGCGGTCCAGATCTCGCGCGAACAGGCCCCCGATCTCTTTGATCTGGTCGCGGATCTGGCGCGCCGCGCCGAGCTGCCGATGCCCGCGCTTTACATCCTGCAAACCGAGCAGCCGAATGCCTTTGCCACCGGCCGCGACCCCCAAAACGCCGCCGTCGCCGTGACCGAGGGCATTCTGCGCGCCCTCACCCGCGACGAATTGGCGGGCGTCATCGCCCATGAGCTCGCCCATATCAAGCACCGCGACACCCTGACCATGACGGTCACGGCAACGCTTGCGGGCGCGATCTCGATGCTTGGCAATATGCTGATGTTTTCCTCGATGATGGGCGGCAACAACCGCGACAATCAGGGCAGCGGCTTTGGCGGGATCATCGCGATGGTGCTGGCGCCGATTGCGGCGGGGCTTGTCCAGATGGCGATCTCGCGCAGCCGCGAATATGAGGCGGATCGCGGCGCGGCCGAGATCACCGGGCGTCCGCTGGCGCTCGCCTCGGCTTTGGCCAAGATCGCCAATGCGGCGGGGCGCACCGTCAACGTGCCCGCCGAACGCAACCCGGCCTCGGCGCCGATGTTCATCATCAATCCGCTGCACGCGCTGCGCGCCGACCGGCTTTTCTCGACCCACCCCGCGACCGAAGACCGGATCGCCAGATTGCAGGCCATGGCGCGATGA
- the ruvA gene encoding Holliday junction branch migration protein RuvA: MIGRIAGIIIHKGLDQALIDVRGVGYIVHVSERTAASLPRVGEAVALFTELVVREDLLQLYGFTSLLEKEWHKLLTSVQGVGAKVSLAILGTLGTDGVARAIALGDGAAVRRAPGVGPKLAQRVVLELKDKAPAIMALGATLGGSPALESDEVIEANTDADAPAPKPRKPRAAPGPDLAAIASAEALSALSNLGYAPSEAASAVAEASANDPSATTPALIRAALRALAPKE; this comes from the coding sequence ATGATCGGACGGATTGCCGGAATCATCATCCACAAAGGGCTCGATCAGGCGCTGATCGACGTGCGCGGCGTGGGCTATATCGTCCATGTCAGCGAGCGCACCGCCGCCAGCCTGCCCCGCGTCGGCGAGGCGGTGGCGCTGTTTACCGAATTGGTGGTGCGCGAGGATCTGCTGCAACTTTACGGCTTCACCAGCCTGCTCGAAAAGGAATGGCACAAGCTTCTGACCTCGGTGCAGGGCGTGGGGGCCAAGGTCTCGCTGGCGATTCTGGGCACGCTTGGCACCGATGGCGTTGCGCGCGCGATTGCGCTTGGCGATGGCGCGGCGGTGCGCCGCGCGCCGGGCGTTGGCCCCAAGCTCGCGCAACGCGTGGTGCTGGAGTTGAAGGACAAGGCCCCGGCGATCATGGCGCTCGGCGCAACGCTTGGCGGCTCGCCCGCGCTCGAGAGCGATGAGGTGATCGAGGCCAATACCGATGCCGACGCCCCCGCGCCGAAGCCCAGAAAGCCCCGCGCGGCCCCCGGTCCCGATCTGGCCGCGATTGCCAGCGCCGAGGCGCTTTCGGCGCTCTCGAACCTTGGCTATGCGCCCTCCGAGGCGGCCTCTGCCGTCGCCGAAGCCTCGGCCAATGATCCGTCTGCCACCACGCCGGCCCTGATCCGGGCGGCCTTGCGGGCGCTGGCGCCCAAGGAATGA
- the ruvC gene encoding crossover junction endodeoxyribonuclease RuvC yields MIILGIDPGLRNMGWGVISVDGPRLRHIANGIVHSEQGELGERLVVLYRGLREVIAQHNPDAAAVEQTFVNKDAVGTLKLGQARGIALLAPAESGIPIGEYAPNAVKKTVVGVGHAAKEQIQHMVRFQLPGVQLAGPDAADALAVAICHAHHLQGRALRIKVAS; encoded by the coding sequence ATGATCATCCTTGGCATCGACCCGGGACTTCGCAACATGGGATGGGGCGTGATCTCGGTTGACGGCCCTCGGCTGCGCCATATCGCGAATGGCATCGTCCATTCCGAACAGGGCGAATTGGGCGAGCGTCTGGTGGTGCTTTATCGCGGCCTGCGCGAGGTCATCGCCCAGCACAATCCCGATGCGGCAGCGGTCGAGCAAACCTTTGTTAACAAAGACGCCGTCGGCACGCTGAAGCTTGGCCAAGCGCGCGGCATCGCTTTGCTCGCGCCCGCCGAATCCGGCATTCCGATTGGCGAATATGCCCCGAATGCGGTGAAGAAAACCGTGGTCGGTGTGGGCCATGCCGCCAAGGAGCAGATCCAGCATATGGTCCGCTTCCAGCTTCCCGGCGTGCAGCTTGCCGGGCCGGATGCGGCGGATGCCCTTGCCGTGGCGATTTGCCACGCCCATCATCTTCAAGGCCGCGCTTTGCGGATCAAGGTTGCTTCATGA
- a CDS encoding monovalent cation/H+ antiporter subunit A yields MSPALIAVLPFLGALLPGLLIRSGRDVAALACGLVTLVALIGLCQHIPAIMAGEVVTTRLDWLPRLGLNANFRLDGLGLLFGILILGIGLLIIAYARFYLSRQDAAGPFYSYLMLFQGAMMGIVLSDNILLLLVFWELTSLSSFLLIGFWSHLPEGRQGARMALTVTGLGGLAMIAGMLILGQIAGSYDLSQILTQREAIQASPLYLPALILILLGAFTKSAQFPFHFWLPRAMAAPTPVSAYLHSATMVKAGIFLMARLWPALSGTDAWFWLVGGAGMVTMLVGAFIAIFRDDLKSLLAYSTVSHLGLITMLLGFGTIDAATAAVLHIINHATFKAALFMVAGIIDHETGTRRISRLGGLARLMPLTFAIALIAGLSMAGIPPLNGFLSKEMMLDQAVQTGPVALVLATLGAALSVCYALRLIWAVFMGPERHDYPQHPHDPGIGLWGAPALLAVLVVGIGLFSNRMVGWLVEAAGSSVTGQAIHPHFALWHGVNTALILSVLAVIAGALLLRAYPGVARFHASLPHPDAKRAFDGVMAGAAGLAGFVTDRLTNGAMSRALAVFTLTVVAAGLWAWSSGQAGPATRPMLPVPPVALIGWLLLVTASLALVWLHHNRLLALVVISIVGLIASGAFIYLSAPDLALTQISVEVVTVILMLLALNFLPKATPRETSARKRGGDAVIAALAGLGLGGLAYAILRGDFAFPSIAGYMVENSYKEGGGTNVVNVILVDFRGYDTFGEITVLGIAALVIFALTETLMRGEASRRLRARLPEPGRSGDVHPLMLTVVTRIILPLTLVAALYIFLRGHNEPGGGFVAALVTSVALIMQYMASGYTWAQSRQRIPYHSLIGLGIAAAAITGIGAWFAGRPFLTSAYGYFKLPFLEKFELATAMGFDLGVYLCVVGAVMLALNSLSRIARLSAGARVASAETLPANLDHKAGDH; encoded by the coding sequence ATGTCTCCTGCCCTCATCGCCGTGCTGCCGTTCCTCGGAGCGCTTTTGCCGGGTTTGCTGATCCGATCGGGTCGAGATGTCGCGGCATTGGCTTGCGGTCTGGTCACGCTGGTGGCGCTGATCGGGCTGTGCCAACACATCCCCGCCATCATGGCCGGAGAGGTCGTGACCACGCGGCTCGACTGGCTGCCGCGCCTTGGGCTGAATGCGAATTTCCGGCTGGATGGATTGGGGCTTTTGTTCGGCATCCTGATCCTTGGCATCGGGCTTTTGATCATCGCCTATGCGCGGTTTTACCTGTCGCGGCAGGATGCGGCGGGGCCGTTCTACAGCTATCTGATGCTCTTCCAAGGCGCGATGATGGGGATCGTGCTTTCCGACAATATCCTGCTTTTGCTGGTTTTCTGGGAGCTGACCTCGCTCTCGTCCTTCCTGCTCATCGGCTTTTGGAGCCATCTGCCCGAGGGGCGGCAGGGCGCGCGCATGGCGCTGACGGTGACCGGGCTTGGCGGGCTGGCGATGATCGCGGGGATGCTGATCTTGGGCCAGATCGCGGGCAGCTATGATCTCTCGCAGATCCTGACCCAGCGCGAGGCCATTCAGGCCAGCCCGCTTTACCTGCCCGCGCTGATCCTGATCCTCTTGGGCGCTTTCACCAAATCCGCGCAATTCCCGTTCCATTTCTGGCTGCCGCGCGCCATGGCCGCGCCGACTCCGGTTTCGGCCTATCTGCATTCGGCGACGATGGTGAAGGCCGGGATCTTCCTGATGGCGCGGCTTTGGCCGGCGCTGTCCGGGACCGATGCCTGGTTCTGGCTGGTCGGCGGCGCGGGGATGGTCACCATGCTGGTCGGCGCCTTCATCGCGATCTTCCGCGACGATCTGAAATCGCTGCTCGCCTATTCGACCGTCTCGCATCTTGGCCTCATCACCATGCTGCTCGGCTTTGGCACGATCGACGCGGCGACGGCGGCGGTTTTGCACATCATCAACCATGCGACCTTCAAGGCGGCGCTCTTCATGGTGGCGGGGATCATCGACCACGAGACCGGCACGCGCCGCATCTCGCGCTTGGGCGGTCTGGCGCGGTTGATGCCCCTGACCTTCGCGATTGCGCTGATTGCGGGGCTGTCGATGGCGGGGATCCCGCCGTTGAACGGGTTCCTCTCGAAAGAGATGATGCTGGATCAGGCGGTCCAGACCGGGCCGGTGGCGCTGGTGCTGGCAACCTTGGGCGCGGCTTTGTCGGTCTGCTATGCGCTGCGGCTGATCTGGGCGGTCTTTATGGGGCCAGAGCGGCACGATTATCCTCAGCATCCGCATGATCCGGGCATCGGCCTTTGGGGCGCGCCCGCGCTGCTGGCCGTTCTGGTGGTGGGGATCGGGCTTTTCTCGAACCGGATGGTCGGCTGGCTGGTTGAGGCGGCGGGCTCAAGCGTTACCGGCCAAGCGATCCATCCGCATTTCGCGCTGTGGCATGGGGTGAATACCGCGCTGATCCTCTCGGTTCTGGCGGTCATCGCGGGGGCGCTGTTGCTGCGCGCCTATCCGGGCGTTGCACGCTTTCACGCGAGCCTGCCCCATCCCGATGCAAAGCGCGCCTTTGATGGCGTGATGGCGGGGGCGGCGGGGCTGGCGGGTTTTGTCACCGACCGGCTGACCAATGGCGCGATGAGCCGCGCGCTCGCCGTTTTCACCCTGACCGTGGTGGCGGCTGGGCTTTGGGCATGGAGCAGCGGGCAAGCGGGGCCTGCCACCCGCCCGATGCTTCCCGTGCCGCCGGTCGCGCTGATCGGCTGGCTTTTGCTGGTGACGGCAAGTCTTGCGCTGGTCTGGCTGCACCACAACCGCCTGCTCGCCTTGGTGGTGATCTCGATCGTCGGGCTGATCGCCTCGGGCGCGTTCATCTATCTCTCTGCCCCGGATCTCGCGCTGACCCAGATCTCGGTCGAGGTGGTGACGGTCATTCTGATGCTTTTGGCGCTGAACTTTCTGCCCAAAGCGACGCCGCGCGAAACCAGCGCGCGCAAACGCGGGGGGGACGCCGTCATCGCGGCGCTGGCAGGTCTGGGCCTTGGCGGGCTCGCCTATGCGATCCTGCGCGGCGATTTCGCCTTCCCGAGCATCGCGGGCTATATGGTCGAGAACAGCTATAAAGAGGGCGGCGGCACCAATGTGGTGAACGTGATCCTCGTCGATTTCCGCGGCTATGATACCTTCGGCGAGATCACCGTGCTGGGGATTGCCGCGCTGGTGATCTTTGCGCTGACCGAGACGCTGATGCGCGGCGAGGCTTCGCGGCGTCTGCGGGCGCGTCTGCCCGAGCCCGGTCGCTCGGGCGATGTTCACCCCCTGATGCTGACCGTCGTCACCCGCATCATCCTGCCGCTGACCCTGGTCGCCGCGCTTTACATCTTCCTGCGCGGCCATAACGAGCCGGGCGGCGGTTTCGTCGCGGCCTTGGTCACCTCCGTCGCGCTGATCATGCAATATATGGCTTCGGGCTATACTTGGGCGCAGAGCCGCCAGCGCATCCCCTATCACAGCCTGATCGGCCTTGGCATCGCGGCCGCCGCGATCACCGGGATCGGCGCTTGGTTCGCGGGGCGGCCCTTCCTGACCTCGGCTTACGGCTATTTCAAACTGCCCTTCCTCGAGAAGTTCGAGCTTGCGACCGCGATGGGCTTTGACCTCGGTGTCTATCTTTGCGTCGTCGGTGCGGTCATGCTGGCGCTGAATTCGCTGAGCCGGATCGCGCGGCTTTCGGCCGGGGCGCGGGTCGCGAGCGCCGAGACCCTTCCCGCTAACCTTGACCATAAAGCGGGAGACCACTGA
- a CDS encoding Na+/H+ antiporter subunit C, whose translation MELLLASAIGVLSAVGIYLILRRRAFPVILGTTMLSYAINLFLFGTGRLMVNAPAVLGQGGTMSDPLPQALVLTAIVISFGMTAVTVMIALGAYVTGGDDGIDMPASDLSPDPGSSPDARLKEPRA comes from the coding sequence ATGGAGCTTCTTCTGGCCAGCGCCATCGGCGTGCTTTCGGCGGTCGGCATCTATCTGATCCTGCGCCGCCGCGCCTTTCCGGTGATCTTGGGCACGACCATGCTCAGCTATGCGATCAACCTTTTTCTGTTCGGGACCGGGCGGCTGATGGTCAATGCGCCCGCCGTGCTGGGGCAGGGGGGCACGATGAGCGATCCTTTGCCGCAGGCGCTCGTGCTGACCGCGATCGTGATTTCCTTCGGGATGACGGCGGTGACGGTGATGATCGCACTTGGCGCTTATGTCACCGGCGGCGATGACGGCATCGACATGCCCGCAAGCGATCTGAGCCCCGATCCGGGGTCCTCCCCGGACGCGCGCCTGAAGGAGCCGCGCGCATGA
- a CDS encoding monovalent cation/H+ antiporter subunit D: protein MSHLIIAPVVLPACLGAVILLAMRTDLVLQRVFSIAGTTALLGIALYLNWLASGGEITVYRLGNWPAPFGIVLMLDRLAALMLLLTAVLALAVQLYALGSGWDRKGWHFHALWQFQLMGVSGAFLTGDAFNLFVFFEVLLIASYGLMLHGGGALRLRAGMQYVVYNLAGSTLFLIALGTLYAVTGTLNMADMAVRVAALPPEHSAMLRAGAVLLMLVFAVKAALVPLHFWLPATYANAPGPVAAFFAIMTKVGVYAILRFFTLVFPQGGTIGTLAVDLLLPAALLTLLIGQIGVLGARNLNRMAAFAAIGSIGTLVIALSQFTQSGLAAGIYYLIHSTLAAGALFLIVDLIGARRGDLWLRPERPIAQAGLIGAFYFAVAIAVTGMPPLSGFIGKLMVMEATAAAAQWVLIWSVILISSLIAIAGMMRAGSVVFWKAREIGAAAEHPSDPHAGLKLEPDEPVQDAADAPSPALAFAAVGALLAGLALLTAFAGPVADYAQAIAAQLQDPGAYVGEVLIRQEGTR from the coding sequence ATGAGCCATCTCATCATTGCCCCCGTCGTGCTGCCCGCCTGCCTTGGCGCGGTGATCCTGCTGGCGATGCGGACCGATCTGGTCTTGCAGCGCGTCTTCTCGATTGCCGGGACCACCGCGCTCTTGGGTATCGCGCTTTATCTCAACTGGCTGGCCTCGGGCGGCGAGATCACCGTCTACCGCCTTGGAAATTGGCCCGCGCCCTTCGGCATTGTCCTGATGCTCGACCGGCTCGCGGCCTTGATGCTGTTGTTGACGGCGGTGCTGGCGCTCGCGGTGCAGCTTTACGCCTTGGGCTCGGGCTGGGACCGCAAGGGCTGGCATTTCCACGCGCTCTGGCAGTTCCAGCTGATGGGCGTTTCGGGCGCCTTCCTGACCGGAGACGCCTTCAACCTCTTCGTCTTTTTCGAGGTGCTGCTCATCGCCTCTTACGGGTTGATGCTGCATGGCGGCGGCGCGCTCCGACTGCGCGCGGGGATGCAATATGTCGTCTATAACCTCGCGGGATCGACGCTGTTTCTGATCGCGCTTGGCACGCTTTACGCGGTGACGGGCACGCTCAACATGGCCGATATGGCGGTGCGCGTCGCGGCTTTGCCGCCCGAGCACAGCGCGATGCTGCGCGCCGGGGCGGTGCTCTTGATGCTGGTCTTTGCCGTTAAGGCCGCGCTGGTGCCGCTGCATTTCTGGCTGCCCGCGACCTATGCCAATGCGCCCGGCCCGGTCGCGGCTTTTTTCGCGATCATGACCAAGGTCGGCGTCTATGCGATCTTGCGCTTTTTCACGCTGGTCTTTCCGCAAGGGGGCACGATCGGCACGCTGGCGGTCGACCTCTTGCTGCCCGCCGCGCTTTTGACGCTGCTGATCGGCCAGATCGGCGTCTTGGGCGCGCGCAATCTGAACCGGATGGCGGCTTTCGCGGCGATCGGCTCGATCGGAACGCTGGTGATTGCGCTGTCGCAATTTACGCAAAGCGGCCTTGCGGCGGGGATCTATTACCTGATCCATTCGACGCTGGCGGCGGGTGCGCTCTTCCTGATCGTCGATCTGATCGGCGCACGGCGCGGCGATCTCTGGCTGCGTCCCGAGCGTCCCATTGCCCAAGCTGGGCTGATCGGTGCCTTCTACTTTGCCGTGGCGATTGCCGTGACCGGGATGCCGCCGCTTTCGGGGTTCATCGGCAAGCTGATGGTCATGGAGGCGACCGCCGCCGCGGCCCAATGGGTGCTGATCTGGTCGGTGATCCTGATCTCGTCGCTGATCGCGATTGCCGGGATGATGCGGGCGGGCTCAGTGGTGTTCTGGAAAGCGCGCGAGATCGGCGCGGCCGCCGAGCATCCCAGTGACCCGCACGCCGGGCTGAAGCTCGAACCCGACGAGCCGGTGCAGGACGCCGCTGACGCGCCGTCGCCCGCGCTGGCCTTTGCCGCGGTGGGCGCGCTTCTGGCGGGGCTTGCGCTGCTCACGGCCTTTGCCGGGCCGGTTGCCGATTACGCGCAGGCCATCGCCGCGCAGCTGCAAGATCCCGGTGCCTATGTCGGCGAAGTTCTGATCCGACAGGAGGGCACACGATGA
- a CDS encoding Na+/H+ antiporter subunit E: protein MKTCLRRLFPHPLLSLMVLAVWMMLVNRFAWGSLVFAAILAVVIPLATAPYWKGLTRFRKISGLVGFAAVVGVDIVKANLAVAKVVLFLPKSALRPAFISVPLDLRHPEAITMLASAVTLTPGTVSCDLSEGHDALLVHCLHAPDPDAVRDEIKTRYEARLKEIFP from the coding sequence ATGAAGACGTGCTTGCGCCGCCTGTTCCCGCATCCGCTGTTGTCGCTGATGGTGCTGGCGGTCTGGATGATGCTGGTCAACCGCTTCGCTTGGGGCTCGCTGGTCTTTGCCGCGATCCTCGCTGTGGTGATCCCGCTGGCGACCGCGCCCTATTGGAAAGGCTTGACCCGGTTTCGCAAGATCTCGGGGCTCGTGGGCTTTGCCGCCGTCGTCGGCGTCGATATCGTCAAGGCCAATCTCGCCGTGGCGAAGGTCGTGCTGTTTCTGCCCAAATCCGCGCTGCGCCCGGCCTTTATCAGCGTGCCCTTGGATCTGCGCCACCCCGAGGCGATCACCATGCTCGCGAGCGCCGTCACGCTGACGCCCGGCACGGTCTCGTGTGATCTTTCCGAAGGCCATGACGCGCTTTTGGTCCATTGCCTGCATGCCCCCGATCCCGATGCCGTGCGCGACGAGATCAAGACCCGCTACGAGGCCCGTCTGAAGGAGATCTTCCCATGA
- a CDS encoding K+/H+ antiporter subunit F has protein sequence MILYALWFAFGCFGLAMLCCLYRVIVAPGLTDRVLALDTLTINVIALITLFGILHGTSAYFEAALIFAMFGFVSTVAFAKFALRGDIIE, from the coding sequence ATGATCCTCTATGCGCTCTGGTTCGCCTTCGGCTGTTTCGGTCTGGCGATGCTCTGCTGTCTTTACCGCGTGATCGTCGCACCGGGGCTGACCGACCGGGTGCTGGCGCTGGATACGCTGACGATCAATGTGATCGCGCTGATCACGCTTTTCGGCATCCTGCACGGCACCAGCGCCTATTTCGAGGCGGCGCTGATCTTCGCCATGTTCGGCTTTGTCTCGACCGTGGCTTTCGCCAAATTCGCCCTGCGCGGCGATATCATCGAGTGA
- a CDS encoding Na+/H+ antiporter subunit G: protein MELIAEIIVSALLIAGGFFGLVGSLALIRLPDLMSRLHGPGMATTLGVGSVLIAALIWFPVFGGGWSWHELLITIFLLATAPITGHFIAKAHLHLNRMKDQVPKPPKGDWATFSAAEKSGAEKDNAAR from the coding sequence ATGGAGTTGATTGCGGAAATCATCGTCTCGGCCCTGCTGATCGCGGGGGGCTTTTTCGGGCTGGTCGGATCGCTCGCACTGATCCGGCTGCCCGATCTGATGTCGCGGCTGCATGGGCCGGGGATGGCGACGACCTTGGGCGTGGGTTCGGTCCTGATCGCGGCGCTGATCTGGTTTCCGGTCTTTGGCGGCGGCTGGAGCTGGCATGAGCTGCTCATCACCATCTTCCTTCTGGCGACCGCGCCGATCACCGGCCATTTCATCGCCAAGGCGCATCTGCATCTCAACCGGATGAAGGATCAGGTGCCGAAACCGCCGAAAGGCGATTGGGCGACCTTCAGCGCCGCAGAGAAAAGCGGGGCAGAGAAAGATAACGCTGCCCGCTAG
- the dapA gene encoding 4-hydroxy-tetrahydrodipicolinate synthase translates to MFKGSMPALVTPFDHDGELDLATLEKLVEWHIAEGSHGLVPVGTTGESPTLSHDEHNLVIREVARVAAGRVPVVAGAGSNSTREGISLIRHAEESGADAALIVTPYYNKPTQEGMIAHFRALHDASNLPIIIYNIPGRSVIDMSPATMGELAKLPRIIGVKDATGKIERVSMQRATCGADFIQLSGEDATALGFNAHGGTGCISVTANVAPRLCAEFQNATLAGDYAKALEYQDKLMPLHEAIFIEPGVAGAKYAMSRLGLCSERVRLPLVALTGPTRDKIDAALEHAGLL, encoded by the coding sequence ATGTTCAAAGGCTCGATGCCCGCGCTGGTCACCCCCTTCGATCACGATGGAGAACTTGATCTCGCCACGCTCGAGAAGCTGGTCGAGTGGCATATCGCCGAGGGCAGCCACGGGCTGGTTCCTGTCGGCACCACGGGCGAAAGCCCGACGCTCAGCCATGACGAGCACAATCTGGTCATCCGCGAGGTCGCGCGTGTCGCCGCAGGGCGCGTGCCGGTCGTCGCAGGTGCCGGGTCGAACTCGACCCGCGAAGGCATCAGCCTGATCAGACATGCGGAGGAATCGGGCGCGGATGCGGCGCTGATCGTGACGCCCTATTACAACAAGCCGACGCAAGAAGGCATGATCGCGCATTTCCGCGCGCTGCATGATGCTTCGAACCTGCCGATCATCATCTACAACATCCCCGGCCGCTCGGTCATCGACATGTCGCCCGCGACCATGGGCGAGCTCGCGAAACTGCCGCGCATCATCGGCGTCAAGGACGCGACCGGCAAGATCGAGCGCGTCTCGATGCAGCGCGCGACCTGCGGGGCGGATTTCATCCAGCTTTCGGGCGAGGATGCCACCGCGCTTGGCTTTAACGCCCATGGCGGCACGGGCTGCATCTCGGTCACCGCAAACGTCGCGCCGCGCCTGTGCGCCGAGTTCCAGAACGCCACGCTCGCGGGCGATTACGCCAAGGCGCTGGAATATCAGGACAAGCTGATGCCGCTCCATGAGGCGATCTTCATCGAGCCGGGTGTGGCCGGTGCGAAATACGCCATGTCGCGTCTGGGCCTGTGCAGCGAGCGCGTGCGCCTGCCGCTGGTCGCGCTGACCGGCCCGACCCGCGACAAGATCGACGCTGCGCTGGAACATGCGGGCCTGCTCTAA